TGAGTGATAATCAGATTCACAATATAAACCAGCAAATATGCAAAAGCCTTTCCACAAACGATAGGAACTACTCCTCCCCTGGTTAGAGATCTCGGGATGGCAAACCTTGCACGACCGGCTTCCCTCTCCGTTCCTCCAAGCAAACCGATTCCAATCAACAAAGTCTGTTGCAGCAACACAATCAGTAAACCAGGCAAAACAAAGGAATTATAGCCTCCTTGTGGATTATACAGAGTGACTGTTTTTATACTTACTGGATCACGCATTGCCATTGCCTCATCAACTGTCTTACCTCTGGCCATATAGCGCTTAATCTCCACCCCTGCACCAAAGGTCCCAGAGGACTTCATAGCTGCGGAAAGTGTCTGCTTATACATAAGGAAGTATCCTGCATCACAATATACACTCAACACACTTTGTCCACCCTTCATCATGGCCTTTTCCAGACCTTCCGGAATCAGGAATACACCATGAACTTCGCCACTGTAAAACAAAGCTTCAGCTTCAGCCATTGAAGCTGGTCTACTTGCCACATGCAAATCAGCAGTAGCATCTATCATCCTTGACAGGGTTCTGGAAGTAGCCGTTCTGTCAAGGTCAACTACTGCAACCTTAAGATCACGCAATACTTCATTCTTGTATGCTATCCCATAAATAATCGGATAAATAATCAAGGCAAGAAAGAGTATTAGCAATGCTCCCGGATCCTTAATAATAGCCGTAAACTCCCTTTGGAAGGTCTGGCCTGTAAGAATTAGTCCGCTCTTTATATAATTCTTCATTTTACATTCTTTGTCTCAAATCCCGTACGATCAGATTCTGTTATAAAACCTGGGCTCTGTCAACAAATATTTCAATCTTGGGAATAACAGAATGCCAATCAGGATAAAGGTTAAAAGCCCCAGGAATGGACCACTTGCATTTGATAAAGGTTCATTACGCAAGCTCTGCCCAAGAAACACCTTCATCCAATGGTAATATGGAAAGATGTTGGCTGCTATCTTAGCCAACATTGGCATTCCTGCTATCGGAAATGTAAGGCCCGAATAAGAGAATGCTATCATTGAATAACCACTTGCCAGAGAAAGGGATAACCTCGTATTTGCAGTAACTGCAAGCAGAAATACAGCTACCATCTGGTAAGCTAATATCATAAAAAGCTCTGCTGCCATAATTGCTGCCCATGATCCCTTGATTGGAAATCCAAGGTGCTGTACCAGTATAAAGTGCATCACTGCTACATTGACGCACATAAGCAAGGTATAGGGAGCCAGCTTTCCTCCCAGAGCTACCCACATAGATCCTCCGGCAGTTTTAATCCATTCACCGGCGGTACCCTCCCTCAATTCAATACCTATTACATAAACAGCTCCCAACAATGTAAATACAGTAATAAGCAGGGGCATTAAGGTTGATGAAAGAAAGTATGAGTAGTTGATATATGGATTAAACAACTCATGAGTATCTAGGCGCAAAGGATAGACCTGCTGAAGTGCTTGTTCCTGAGCCATGCCACCCTTCATAGCAACCTGCAATTTGACACCAGTAGAGTATGTTGAGACCGCTTTGATAACAGCACTTTGAATCAGTCCCCCATTAAGCACATTTGAATTGTTTACATACATAACAAGTTCAGAGCCCTCACCTTTAAGCACTGACTTACTGAAATCATATGGAATGTACAAAACGGCATATACCTGCCCCTTTAGCATAGCTTCATTGCCATCATGCAATGAAGCAGGGCGACTGGATACACTAACCGAGCGGGTAGCATCAATCATTCTGATTACCTGGCGTGACATCTGGCTATCATCGAGATCCACAACAGCCAAAGGCAGGTCGGATGGATTTCCGGCCAGGAAAATATTCATAACCAGAAAGAATGAGAGCAGTGGACCGGCCAACGCGATGAACAGATAAACCCTGTTGCCCGAGAACCGTACAAATTCCCTGTTAAGGACATTCCACCAGTCATGAACCCACTGCGGAAACCTAAGATTTCTCATTTATCTACTCCTTTTTTGCCTTGTCTGCAATAGCATCCCAATTAACCAACACACTCATGCCCGGTCGTAATCCTTCGATCTTAGCTACGGGACGTGCATGAACTTCAAAGGTTTTCTTATCAAAATCACCCGAGGACTTGGTAGCATTCCATGTTGCATAGTCCCCCTGGACACTGATATATGTTACCTCAAATAACTGCTTCTCTCCTCCCAGTGCCGGTATGCGACCTTCAAAGCGTGTTCCCTTGCGGATTGGAGAAAGCAAATCCTCACGAATATTGAAAACTATCCATATATCATCAAGGTCAACCAGTGTAACAACCGGGAAACCCGCAGGAGTAAGCTCACCAACCTCCGACATAATATTTGCTATCTCTCCTGCAATTGGAGCGTAGGCTCGTGTTTCTTCAAGATATGAAGCCACTTCAGCTACGACACCTTCTGCCTGCTTTACAAGCGCACCGGCAGCTTCTTTGTCTTCAATACGAGCCCCACCTTCAGCCTTCTCCCATATAGCCTTGGCAGCCTCTGCAGTTTGTTCTGCAATTTTAAGTTGCATCTCAGTTTCATCCAACTTTTGAGCAGGTACCACACCATTGTCATACAGGTTTTTTACCCTTGTGTAGCTCTTTCTGGCAAACTCAAGAGCAGCAGATGCTTTTTGATAGTTGTTGTAAGCAGCACGGATATCCTCTTCCTGAGCACCTGTTTTTGCTTTCTTATGCTGAGCTTCGGCAGCTGTTTTTACAGCTTCAGCCTGACTCATCCTGGCATCCACTTCTGGACTTGAGATTGAATAAAGAAAGTCACCCTTGTTTACACTCTGTCCGCGATATACGGCCATGGAGTCAATACGTCCGGTTAGTTTCAAAGAAACCTTCATCTGTCTGGCTTCGGCTTCACCCTGAAGTTCTACAGGAACTTCACGAACTAGCAACCATGTTGTGTAGATAAGAAATATCAGCAGGGCTGATGCAATAGCTCCTGCAATTATTGCACTCTTCTGTTTCATTGCTTTTCAGTTAATTTCGTATAAGGATACTTTACTTTACTCCTGTATTCATATAGGTATTGAAATATTCCGGGATACCTGCAAGTTCTAAAAGCCGTGCCAGAGTAAGATCATAATTGTATTTAGCCTGAAGCTGCTCAACTCTGACCTTGGCAACAGCCAGCGATGCATCTGTTACATCTGTACTTGATGCCAATCCTTCACTAAAGGCATTCAGACGAACTCTGTAATATTCATCAGCAAACTCAGCAGCAGTCTTAAGCTCATGTAGTTGCTCAACTGCCATATAGAGTTCCTGATGATACTTTTCAATCCCCATCTCAATGTCTCTGACAGCTTTATTTTTTGCCTGTTCAACCTGATCTTCAAGTAATCTGGCAGCTTTATACTTGTGACGAGCTGAAGTGCCTCCAAATATTTTCCAGCTTAGAGTAATACCTGCTACATAGTCAGACACCTGTGGTGATAGGTCATAATCAGCAATATTGTACAATCCAAAGGCTGCTACTGTAGGCATTAAATCTGATCGCTCAGCCTTTGCAGCCTGCCCGGCCAGTCCCTGCTTTGCATATACCTGTCTCAACAAAGGATTGTTTTGCACAGATTGTAATTTGAAAAATTCAGCAGGTTCGACACTTTCATTGTAAAACAGAGGAGTAACCGGTAGATAACTGATTCCAGTACTGTCGGCAAGCGTATTGGCAAGAGCCTTGTTCAACAAATCAACCTGCCTTGCAGCTTTCCTGTATTCTCTTTCAGCCTCCGCGTGATATACCTGCGCATGAAGCAGTTCAGCCCTTGCAAGCATGCCTTCATCGAAAAGTTTTTGGGCATCGGCAAGGTGCTCCTCCATAGCTTTCAGCACATCCAGTCTAACATTGGCTGCTTCAATAGCCAGAGACAAACCAAAATACCTCTCCACCAACTCTGACAACAAAGCAGCTGTCTTTTCCCTTTCCATTTCAACAGCCTCATCCAGTCGTATCCTTGCAGCATTATTGGCAGCATTAATCTTCCCTCCGGTAAACAGTGGCCAGGTGACGCCTGCCGAAACAGTACCAAATTGTTGTTTCTGAATCAACTTGTCCCACTCAGCACCCTGCACCTTTACTAGCCCCTCTGCAAGTTGCCCCCTGACAGCTTCAGTTGAAATATTGTCGGGCAATACAGGCATCATCCCAGAAGTATTAGGATCAGGGTTGGGTACTCCACTGAAATTACCATACTGTGACAATGCACTATACAATGGCGTGATCGCATCCCTCACCCCTGTCATGTCAATACTTATGTCATCCGACAGGATGACATAACTTGCATTCAGCGAGACCTGCGGAAGCCTTAAAGTGCGGTTTGCCTTAATTTCAGCTTCAGCCTGACGTCTATGAAGCACTGCCTGCCTTATACTTTCGTTATTGGACAAAGCCGTTTCCACTGCTTCAACAAATGTAAGAGTATGCTTAGCTTCCTGTGCTAAAATACCACACAGTGCCTGTAAAAAAACAACCGATACAATTACTCTTTTCATATATTTAACCTGTTATTGCATTTAACCTCTAAGTGCACTCATACAAAGGGCTACAACCTTCTTTTCATCCTCCGGGCCAAGCAAAGTGGAGTTAAAGTGCTGCTTAAATCTGATATTAATGAATCCAATAGGATAGATTACTGTCATTAGAAATATCTCTTCCTCAGAGAAAGCATCTGATATCTCTCCGGTCTCTATTCCAATTCTGAGCAACTTTGTGCAAAGCTCCCTTATCCTGCTTATTTGCTCAGGCAGTATTGAAAAGCGATACTCATTAATCAATTTGTATAGAAACCTGATATGATCAGGACTGCTCTCAGCAAGGCAGAAAAAATAGTGAACCACAGATTCCACAACCTCTCTGATAGTTGTGCATGAAACCATGACTAGCTCCAGCTGGCCAGCCAGATCCCGTATCTTCTCATCAAGCATATCGGAAACCAGCTGCTCCTTACCTGAGTAGTAGCGGTAAAGATACCCCACCGCAACATCTGCTTTTGAAGCTATTGAGGATATGGTTGCCTCCCCATAACCATTCTCTGCAATCAAAGCTATGGCTGCCTCCTTTATCCTCATCAGCTTACTCTCATCTGCCAGTTTTGCCATCGTTTAGAATTAGTTAAGCATATAATGAATGAACATTCATTCATACAAAAATAAAGAGAATATAGACAGCATATTCAGATTTAACCTTTTTTATACAGGCAAAGAAATTACACAAAACAATATTATGAAAAACCAGACCCTAAAGGCAAGATAAAAGGGGTAGCAATCAGGAAGATTTGCTTATTTTGCAAAAAGGGAGTAACAAACATCGATACACAACTAGCTAAACACGCGATAAATTCTTTTAACACGTAAAGAGATGTCACTTGAAACCAAATATCACAACGAAAAGACCCAGTTTGAAGACACAGCCTTCGAACGTCTGATGCAGAAAAGAATTCACAAGGTACTGCTTATATGTAGCTCTTATGATGCCTTTATGCTTGAAGAAGACGGTCGTATTGACGAGCAGATCTTCAACGAATATGTGGCGCTTAACCTGCGCCACCCTCCCATGTTTATTCAGGTATCATCTGCTGAGGCTGCATTTAGAGCAATAGAGGAAAACCAGATAGACCTGGTGATAACTATGCTTAGCGTAGGTGGCATGGACCCCTTTTCTCTTTCCAAGGTCATCAAGGAAAGTCACCCGGATATTCCAATCGTTGTACTCACACCCTTCTCTCGCGAAGTATCACTTAAACTCAGCAAGGAAGATACCAGTGCCATTGACTACATTTTCTGCTGGCTTGGAAATGCTGACCTTTTGCTTGCCATCATCAAGGTTATTGAGGACGGGATGAATGCACCCACTGACGTATCAGAGATTGGTGTTCAGTCCATATTACTTGTAGAAGACTCCGTGCGCTTTTACTCTTCCTACCTGCCATTGATATACAAGACCCTCTTTCAGCAATCCCGTAAGTTTATGACCGAAGGTCTAAATGAACACCAGAGGATGATGCGAATGAGGGGCCGGCCAAAGATCCTTCTTGCCCGTACTTACGAAGAAGCTGTAGAGTTATACAACAAGTACAGCAACAACATCCTTGGTATTATATCCGACGTTTCTTTCAACCGCAAAGGCATAAAAGACTCTACAGCTGGCATTCGCCTGGCACGCAGGGTAAAGAAAGAGAACCCCTTTATGCCATTTCTGCTACAGTCCTCAGACCTCAAATTTATGGCTGTCGCCAAAGAAATTAAGGTGGGCTTTATTCACAAGCATTCTAAACTGTTGTTACAGGAACTTAGAGATTTTCTTACCACATATTTAGCTTTTGGGGACTTCGTATTTATAGATCCGGATACCGGTGAAGAAATAGCCAGGGTAAGCAACCTGCAGGAACTCCAGGAGAATCTGCTAAAAATACCAAACAAGTCCCTGCTCTATCACTTCAAACGTGATCATATATCCAAATGGCTTACAGCCCGTGCTTTGTTTTCAATAGCCTCGGTTATCAAAGAGATCAAAGTCACTGCCGACACAGAGATTGAGCAGCTGAAATATGAACTTTACAACATTATAGCTCACTTCCGTATGTACAAAGGACGGGGTGTAATAGCAACTTTTGACGAAAACACTTATGATGAGTATGTCAACTTCTCGCGTATCGGAGAGGGATCCCTTGGAGGTAAAGCCCGTGGCCTGGCATTCCTTAGCACTCTTATTAAGAAATACCCGGTATTCAAAAGCTTTGATGATGTAATCATAACAATACCCAGAACCGTAGTTCTGGGTGTAGATATTTTCGAAAACTTTATGGAGAGTAACAATCTCTACCCCCTGGGCTTATCAGATGCCAGTGATGAAGAGATTCTAAGACAGTTTGTTGCAGCTCCACTTCCCGAAGACCTGTACACAAAGCTTGAGAAATTCTGCAATGTTATCAAAAAGCCTATTGCCGTACGCTCATCAAGTATGCTCGAGGATAGCCATCATCAACCCTTCGCAGGCATCTATTCAACATACATGGTACCATATACAAGTGATGCCCACCGTATGGCATCACAGCTGGGCGATGCTATCAAGTGTGTCTATGCTTCAGTGTACTTCAAGTCTGGTAAAGCTTATATGTCTAGCACCCTCAACCTGATAGACGAGGAGCGAATGGGTATAGTGTTACAGGAAATAGTTGGTCAGGCTCACGAAAACCGCTTCTATCCAACATTTTCGGGTGTAGGACGATCATCAAACTTCTACCCTATTCCGCCTGAAAAATCTGAGGAAGGTATAGTTAATGTAGCTCTTGGACTTGGAAAATATATTGTTGAAGGTGGAGTATCGCTTCGTTTTTCACCCGAATACCCAACCAAAGTAATGCAGCTTTCCAATCCTGATATGATGCTTAGGGAAACACAGAAATGCTTTTATGCTTTGGACCTTGATATAAACAGCTTTACACCTTCAGTTGATGATGGTATCAATATAAGGACCCTTGACCTCAGGCAGGCCCTGGCTGACGGCTCACTTAAATGGATAGGTTCGATGTTTGATTTGCAAAACCAGGTTGTCCGTGACGGAACCTTTTTTGAAGGTTACCCGATAGTCACCTTTGCAAGTATTCTGAAGTATGATGCCTTCCCACTTGCAAATATTATGAAGGAAGTACTAAAGGTCGGTCAGATAGAAATGAACCAGCCAGTTGAGATAGAATTTGCCGTCGATTTACAAACGCCTCCGGGTAGTCCTTCAGTTTTTTATCTGCTTCAGATCAGGCCCATTGTTGACAGTCGTGTTTCACTTGGTCCCAACATCAAGGTAAAGGACTCCGAGAAAGCCTTTATTTATAGTGAGGCGGCACTTGGGAATGGGATTATTTCAGATATCAAAGACATAGTCTATATCAAGACTGAGAATTTCAAGCCATCTAATAATCCTAAGATTGTAACTGAAATAGAAAAGCTAAATGATCTCCTTCAGGCTGAAAACAAACCGTATCTCCTAATCGGTCCAGGACGATGGGGCTCACAGGATCCATGGCTGGGTGTTCCAGTAAAATGGGGACAAATTGCCGGAACCAGAGCCATTGTTGAGATAGGTCTAGAAAACTATTCGGTGGATCCAAGTCAGGGAACTCATTTCTTCCAGAATCTGACTTCGCTCAGGGTGGCCTACCTGTATATCAACATGCATCTCAACAAGGGCAAGCTCAATTTCCAATGGCTCGACTCCCTGGAGGCGAGACATGAAACTGAGCATATACGACATGTGGACACAAAAGAACCGCTTCTCCTTCAGATCGATGGACGAGATGGAAAAGCGGTTATGTATTATCCCGGGGAGCAATAAGGCTCCCCGTATTTTACCTCCCGACTATTTTCTTAAGTACCCAGGCACTAAAGGTATTTTGTTATGCACAAAAATCCTCTACCTCTACTCAAAATCCTAACAACCTGCTTTTAAAACAGTCTGTAGCTCAGAGAAAACATCAAAGCCCTGGTTTTGCGGTCAATTCCGCTTTTGCTTGAAATATCATTCAATCCCCATTCATAACGGGCATCCAAGCCAAAGCGCATAACCTCTACACCAGCACCAAGCTGGAGATTCCAGTTTGCACTCTTCATCTTTCCGGAATCAAAACTACGCTCATCAACGCTAACCTTCTCATCTGCACGGATAGAAAGAGCAGGACCTGCCAGGCCGTAAATATTAACAACATCGAGATCCAAAATATTGAGTTTCACAAGTACCGGTATATCCCAGCTATAATAGTTGAGGGTTTCGGAAATCGCTGAGTCATACTCAACTTTACCACTCTTCTTTGAGTAATATACTTCAGGACGCAGGGAGATATTGCCGGCAAGAGGAAATGAAGTCCATGCACCGAGAATATATCCGCTCTTAAAATCATTCTTTACATTCTGATATGTCTCATTGTTTAGCTTCACACCATTGGAAGTATCGAAGCTGGATGAGTTGAAACCGGCCTTTACGCCAAGTTGAAAACCGTCACCGGCATATAGCATGCTGGCAGATAGTATTAGAGCAAAGCATGAAACAAGTATCTTTTTCATAGTCAATAGTTTTATTCTGGTTAGTAATACTGAATTATCCTATCAAATCAAATGCAAATCAGTGAAGGCGTGAGCCAATGATATTGAAGAACTCCTCTCTTGTAGCAATGCTATTCAGGAAGGCACCAGTAAAATCAGAAGTTGTAGTTACCGAATGCTGTTTCTGAACACCCCTCATCTGCATACATGTGTGATGAGCCTCAATAACAACAGCAACACCGAGCGGATTAAGGGTATCCTGAATACAGTTCTTTATCTGGGTCGTAAGTCTTTCCTGAACCTGCAGGCGGCGTGCATAAGCTTCTACGACACGGGCAATCTTACTAAGTCCGGTAATATGGTGACGAGGTATATAAGCTACGTGTGCCTTACCAAAAAAGGGTAACATATGGTGCTCACAAATTGAATAAAGCTCAATATCCTTTACGACAACCATTTGCTGGTAGTCTTCACGAAACATAGCCGAACGAACAATCTCTTCAGGGTTCATATTATAGCCCTGGGTGAGGAACTGCATAGCCTTGGCAACCCTCAAAGGAGTTTTCTCAAGCCCTTCCCTTGAAATGTCTTCGCCAAGTAGTTGCAATATCTCACTATAGTTCTTTGCAAGCTTTTCATTTATCTCATCATCATATTGTTCGATTTTTTTGTAGCCCCTGCCACCATTCAAAGAAATTTCCATAGTATCAAAATTTTGTTACGGAACCAGTTCCATGGTTCCTGAGAGTTTCCTCTGAGTAAAACAAATAACAGACCAAAGGGTTAATGGCCTTTCTATGCGGAATAAACAACAAAGATAAATCAAAACTCAATAAGGGGTACAAATTTATTGTCCCGGCTGGCAAATACAGAAAAGAAAGCCGGCAAAACTTCAGTTTTGCCGGCCAACCCATCAATAACAGTAATCTAATTAGGAACAATATGTTATAATCAACCTTTCAAACGAGCTGCAACTTCGTTCCAGTTCACTACATTCCAGAATGCTGAAATATAGTCTGGACGACGGTTCTGATATTTCAGATAATAAGCGTGTTCCCATACGTCTAGTGCAAGAATAGGAGTACCCTTAACATCTGCGATATCCATAAGCGGATTGTCCTGATTTGGTGTAGATGTAATTACAAGTTTGCCATCTGCCTGTTTTACAAGCCAGGCCCAACCAGAACCGAAACGAGTAGCTGCAGCCTTTGCAAATTCTTCCTTGAAAGCATCAAATGAACCAAAGTTCTTTTCAATAGCTGCAAGAAGGTCTCCACTTGGTTTGCCGCCACCGTTTGGACCAATTACTTTCCAGAACAGGTTATGGTTGTAGTAACCACCTCCATTATTACGTATTGCAACACTAAGCTTTGAGATTCCAGCCAACAGTTCTTCAATGCTCTTACCTGCATTTGGAGTTCCTTCCAATGCTGCATTCAGGTTATTTGTATATGCAGCATGGTGCTTAGTATGGTGTATTTCCATTGTCAATGCATCGATATTGGGCTCCAATGCATTGTATGCATAATCCAGTTTAGGTAATTCGAATGCCATTTTCTCTTAATTTTTTAGTTCAACATTATCTACAATACACGAAAAAATCCTTATTTCGACCTTTCCTACATACTAAACATGGTTGATAGAAAAAGGTTCAAGCATCCACAAATTTTTGACTAATTTTTCATACTAAAAAGGTGAACAAAGAAATTCTAAGGCTTGCCATTCCGAATGTACTGACCAACATCACCATACCCCTGCTGGGTATGGTGGATGTGTATCTGATGGGGCATCTTGAGTCGATACACTATCTTGGTGGTGTTGCGCTTGGCAGTGCGCTGTTCAATTTTCTCTACTGGGCCTTTGCCTTTCTGAGAATGAGCATCAGCGGACTGGCTGCACAGAGCTATGGTCGCGTTGACAATGAAGAAATGGCTATCGTCATGCAGCGTGGTGCATTAATTGCAGCAGCCGGTTCACTATTGCTGATTACATTCCAAATGCCCCTGGCTGATTTAGGACTCAGCATCCTGGAAGGAAGTCCGGAAGTCAAGGATCAGGCAAGACGTTACTTTGCCATCAGGATATGGGATGCTCCAGCCTCAATAATGTTGTTTGTATTCTACGGTTGGTACCTGGGGATGCAAAACTCTGTGTATCCAATGGTAATTGCACTTACAGTAAACATCGTCAATATAATACTAAGTTTTGTTTTGGTTCGTCTCTTTGGAATGGACGTTGATGGAGTAGCCCTTGGATCAGTATTGGCACAGTATGTAGGCTTGATACTGGCTCTGATATTGTTCTTTAAAAAGTACAGATGGATTATCCCCTACTTCACCCGCAAGCTCTCCATCTTGCTTACTAATATGAGCAACTTCTTAAGTGTAAGCACCAATATATTTATCCGGACCCTTTTCGTAATTCTGGTCTTTACATTCTTTACATCTAAGTCAGCTGGCATTGGGGACATAACACTTGCAGCAAACAGTGTGTTGCTACAGTATATGCTGCTGTTTTCATACTTCCTCGACGGTTATGGATATGCAGCCGAGGCCCTTATTGGTAAATTGTTCGGAGCGCGTAATAGGCAGAAGCTCTCCTATTCAGTTCATATGTTGCTAAGATGGGGATTGGGCTTTGCAATAGTTTTCTCAGCGGCCTACCTGATATTGGGTGAAACATTACTAAGTCTTTTCACCCGGCAGACAGAAATAATCGAAACCGGAAAACAATACCTGCTATGGGTAGTGATGATGCCGTTAGTGAGTTTTCTGACCTATATCTTCGACGGGGTCTTTATAGGCATTGGAGGATCAGTACAGATGCGAAGGTCGGTTGTCATTGCCGCGGTGTTCTTTTTTTTCCTGCCTTTTTACATACTGTTCCCCTACCTTGGTAATCATGCCATGTGGCTAAGTATGTTTCTCTTTATGGTAGTCCGCTCACTGTACCTTACCATCAGTTACCCACGGATTATTAAAAGAGAGTTCCCGCATCATAGATAGCGTGACATTAAAGCAAGTCCTGAGTTCACAGTGAAAATATCAGCATAGAACCCTTAATCAACATCCAGAACTATGCAAGGACTCAGAATCATAAGGACAACAATTTCTAGTAATACACTTTTAACCGACAAAGCTGTGTCATGCAAAAAAGGCGCCCCGCTGCAGCGGGACGCCCTTCTTATTTATATCCTCTTCGGATGGTTCTTTTGTAAATTGCGTTATTTAATCGCAATCATACGTGCAGGTTTTGGTTTTACTTCCTCACGTTTGTGAAGAGTTACATTCAGTATACCATCTTTGTAGACCGCATCAATCTTAGAATCATCTATCTGAGTGCTTGGTACAGAGAATGAACGACTGAAACTTGAGTAGTTGAACTCCTTACGGCAGTATCCCTTACCATTTTCTTCGTTCTTTTCTTCCTTTTCACTTGAGATGGTCAATACTCCGTTGTGATACTCAACTTTGAAGTCATCTTTTGAGAATCCAGGGGCAGCCACCTCAATTGCATATTCATCATCAGTTTCACGAACATTTACAGCTGGTATGCTGCGATAGCCTGACAATACAGGTGAAGTGAAGAAATCACCACCAAAGAAATCATCAAAGATGTTGATCAGGTCAGGCACGTTTCTGGTTGTTCTTCTCATTAACATAGCTTTGTCCTCCATTTATTTAGTTAGACTTTTAATCATCTTTCATTTTCTGATAGGAGAATAGCAAAGCATATACCACACTAGATATCAGGTCATTATGGCATATAAACAAGATTTTTCATGTCATTTTGGCGGCAAAATTTTAAGAACTACTGCCATATTTTCAGCCACATTGCACACAAGAATATGCAAGCTGCTGTACTACTGTTTATAACATAACAAAAGCCTCTCCAGGCG
The genomic region above belongs to Xiashengella succiniciproducens and contains:
- a CDS encoding ABC transporter permease — protein: MKNYIKSGLILTGQTFQREFTAIIKDPGALLILFLALIIYPIIYGIAYKNEVLRDLKVAVVDLDRTATSRTLSRMIDATADLHVASRPASMAEAEALFYSGEVHGVFLIPEGLEKAMMKGGQSVLSVYCDAGYFLMYKQTLSAAMKSSGTFGAGVEIKRYMARGKTVDEAMAMRDPVSIKTVTLYNPQGGYNSFVLPGLLIVLLQQTLLIGIGLLGGTEREAGRARFAIPRSLTRGGVVPIVCGKAFAYLLVYIVNLIITQVWVYHWYKLPNLGGFFPAIALALPFLVAVIFLGIALSTFFEKREHSILFVVFLSPVIMFLTGLSWPVSAIPGWLDTIGRIFPTRTMVTAWIRVRTMGADFQHIKADIAELLLQALVYFILAIVLYYLAARRLEKSGDTDSE
- a CDS encoding ABC transporter permease; this encodes MRNLRFPQWVHDWWNVLNREFVRFSGNRVYLFIALAGPLLSFFLVMNIFLAGNPSDLPLAVVDLDDSQMSRQVIRMIDATRSVSVSSRPASLHDGNEAMLKGQVYAVLYIPYDFSKSVLKGEGSELVMYVNNSNVLNGGLIQSAVIKAVSTYSTGVKLQVAMKGGMAQEQALQQVYPLRLDTHELFNPYINYSYFLSSTLMPLLITVFTLLGAVYVIGIELREGTAGEWIKTAGGSMWVALGGKLAPYTLLMCVNVAVMHFILVQHLGFPIKGSWAAIMAAELFMILAYQMVAVFLLAVTANTRLSLSLASGYSMIAFSYSGLTFPIAGMPMLAKIAANIFPYYHWMKVFLGQSLRNEPLSNASGPFLGLLTFILIGILLFPRLKYLLTEPRFYNRI
- a CDS encoding HlyD family secretion protein, which gives rise to MKQKSAIIAGAIASALLIFLIYTTWLLVREVPVELQGEAEARQMKVSLKLTGRIDSMAVYRGQSVNKGDFLYSISSPEVDARMSQAEAVKTAAEAQHKKAKTGAQEEDIRAAYNNYQKASAALEFARKSYTRVKNLYDNGVVPAQKLDETEMQLKIAEQTAEAAKAIWEKAEGGARIEDKEAAGALVKQAEGVVAEVASYLEETRAYAPIAGEIANIMSEVGELTPAGFPVVTLVDLDDIWIVFNIREDLLSPIRKGTRFEGRIPALGGEKQLFEVTYISVQGDYATWNATKSSGDFDKKTFEVHARPVAKIEGLRPGMSVLVNWDAIADKAKKE
- a CDS encoding TolC family protein, translated to MKRVIVSVVFLQALCGILAQEAKHTLTFVEAVETALSNNESIRQAVLHRRQAEAEIKANRTLRLPQVSLNASYVILSDDISIDMTGVRDAITPLYSALSQYGNFSGVPNPDPNTSGMMPVLPDNISTEAVRGQLAEGLVKVQGAEWDKLIQKQQFGTVSAGVTWPLFTGGKINAANNAARIRLDEAVEMEREKTAALLSELVERYFGLSLAIEAANVRLDVLKAMEEHLADAQKLFDEGMLARAELLHAQVYHAEAEREYRKAARQVDLLNKALANTLADSTGISYLPVTPLFYNESVEPAEFFKLQSVQNNPLLRQVYAKQGLAGQAAKAERSDLMPTVAAFGLYNIADYDLSPQVSDYVAGITLSWKIFGGTSARHKYKAARLLEDQVEQAKNKAVRDIEMGIEKYHQELYMAVEQLHELKTAAEFADEYYRVRLNAFSEGLASSTDVTDASLAVAKVRVEQLQAKYNYDLTLARLLELAGIPEYFNTYMNTGVK
- a CDS encoding TetR/AcrR family transcriptional regulator, with translation MAKLADESKLMRIKEAAIALIAENGYGEATISSIASKADVAVGYLYRYYSGKEQLVSDMLDEKIRDLAGQLELVMVSCTTIREVVESVVHYFFCLAESSPDHIRFLYKLINEYRFSILPEQISRIRELCTKLLRIGIETGEISDAFSEEEIFLMTVIYPIGFINIRFKQHFNSTLLGPEDEKKVVALCMSALRG
- a CDS encoding PEP/pyruvate-binding domain-containing protein; translation: MSLETKYHNEKTQFEDTAFERLMQKRIHKVLLICSSYDAFMLEEDGRIDEQIFNEYVALNLRHPPMFIQVSSAEAAFRAIEENQIDLVITMLSVGGMDPFSLSKVIKESHPDIPIVVLTPFSREVSLKLSKEDTSAIDYIFCWLGNADLLLAIIKVIEDGMNAPTDVSEIGVQSILLVEDSVRFYSSYLPLIYKTLFQQSRKFMTEGLNEHQRMMRMRGRPKILLARTYEEAVELYNKYSNNILGIISDVSFNRKGIKDSTAGIRLARRVKKENPFMPFLLQSSDLKFMAVAKEIKVGFIHKHSKLLLQELRDFLTTYLAFGDFVFIDPDTGEEIARVSNLQELQENLLKIPNKSLLYHFKRDHISKWLTARALFSIASVIKEIKVTADTEIEQLKYELYNIIAHFRMYKGRGVIATFDENTYDEYVNFSRIGEGSLGGKARGLAFLSTLIKKYPVFKSFDDVIITIPRTVVLGVDIFENFMESNNLYPLGLSDASDEEILRQFVAAPLPEDLYTKLEKFCNVIKKPIAVRSSSMLEDSHHQPFAGIYSTYMVPYTSDAHRMASQLGDAIKCVYASVYFKSGKAYMSSTLNLIDEERMGIVLQEIVGQAHENRFYPTFSGVGRSSNFYPIPPEKSEEGIVNVALGLGKYIVEGGVSLRFSPEYPTKVMQLSNPDMMLRETQKCFYALDLDINSFTPSVDDGINIRTLDLRQALADGSLKWIGSMFDLQNQVVRDGTFFEGYPIVTFASILKYDAFPLANIMKEVLKVGQIEMNQPVEIEFAVDLQTPPGSPSVFYLLQIRPIVDSRVSLGPNIKVKDSEKAFIYSEAALGNGIISDIKDIVYIKTENFKPSNNPKIVTEIEKLNDLLQAENKPYLLIGPGRWGSQDPWLGVPVKWGQIAGTRAIVEIGLENYSVDPSQGTHFFQNLTSLRVAYLYINMHLNKGKLNFQWLDSLEARHETEHIRHVDTKEPLLLQIDGRDGKAVMYYPGEQ